One genomic region from Chthonomonas calidirosea T49 encodes:
- the ispE gene encoding 4-(cytidine 5'-diphospho)-2-C-methyl-D-erythritol kinase: MKIRCFAKINLTLDVFSKRADGYHSLATVMQSIALHDLLALSPSEVPGIHFMCEAPDQIDVPADSSNLVVRAAHLLWERAAQKEYPLPSGLSLHLQKRVPSQAGLGGGSSDAAATLWAMQHFFRLSLSPQELLECAQALGSDVPFFLLGGTVVARGRGEQLTPLPDIPPFWLVIVKPDIGISTRWAYEALDARPDRRSHRATKRMEEAILHGDFERVMAFQCNDFEQVVFEAYPQLAWLADEIRMAGALQTHLCGSGSALYGVFSDQRAALHGAELLGKRYSHVYVTHTLTRERFQQLRLAEEECSL, from the coding sequence ATGAAGATACGCTGTTTTGCTAAAATCAATCTTACGCTCGATGTATTCAGCAAGCGGGCCGATGGCTATCATTCGCTTGCCACTGTCATGCAGAGCATTGCACTGCATGACCTACTTGCGTTGTCGCCCTCGGAAGTGCCCGGCATTCACTTCATGTGTGAGGCACCCGATCAGATAGATGTTCCGGCCGATTCGAGCAATTTGGTTGTTCGGGCGGCGCATCTCCTTTGGGAGCGCGCTGCACAGAAGGAGTATCCCCTTCCTAGCGGTTTATCGCTGCATTTGCAAAAACGAGTGCCCTCTCAAGCCGGTTTAGGGGGTGGCAGCAGCGATGCGGCGGCGACCTTATGGGCGATGCAGCATTTTTTTCGACTTTCACTCAGTCCACAAGAGCTTCTTGAATGCGCTCAGGCACTGGGATCCGATGTGCCCTTTTTTCTGTTAGGGGGTACTGTGGTGGCCCGAGGACGCGGTGAGCAGCTTACCCCCCTTCCCGATATCCCGCCCTTTTGGTTAGTTATTGTCAAGCCAGATATCGGCATCTCTACGAGATGGGCTTATGAAGCACTCGATGCTAGGCCGGATCGCCGTTCTCACCGAGCTACAAAGCGTATGGAGGAGGCGATTCTTCATGGGGATTTTGAACGCGTGATGGCCTTTCAGTGCAATGACTTTGAGCAAGTGGTTTTTGAGGCCTACCCGCAACTGGCCTGGCTCGCGGATGAAATACGGATGGCAGGGGCTCTCCAAACTCATCTTTGCGGCAGTGGTTCCGCTCTCTACGGCGTTTTCTCCGATCAACGCGCCGCCCTACATGGTGCCGAGCTGCTCGGCAAACGCTACTCCCACGTCTACGTTACACACACCTTAACGCGCGAACGTTTCCAGCAACTACGCCTTGCGGAGGAAGAATGCTCCCTGTAG
- a CDS encoding tetratricopeptide repeat protein: protein MPSVPHTGTSASLEESFQRAVTLFNSGKLDDAEAIFRRLNASDPNNVSVVTYLGLIALRRRDYAGALEPLKRAVQLQPNQPETHINLGNAYDGLKRYTDAIGEFQRAIALDPKSVSAYYDLGSVYFETKEYAKAVDAYRRAASLSPNDPEVQNNYGVALEAAGNLSAAVQAYTRAHQRDPHNATYALNLGLALQKMARKAQAAHNLDRAGALWRQARIALADAVAQEPNNYALRETYAEALDEMGEYSLAVPQFQKALALKPESFRTYFHFGITLAHLGRYAQAAPVLQHALSLHPDDPQTLRLIGFVEYKIGNYSAAAHAYQRLTELDPHDLAAWNNLGAALQQAGDEVGAFEALQSALKQGDGPQLAPLHRAVGFYYLKKGDPQSLQKAEKEYQTAIQESPDNADGYNGLGLVEEKEDKLQAALEAFQHAIQLNPKFADAYNNLGVVYERLGKKDQALAAYRKAVEIDPKNRPARANLKRLSGEK, encoded by the coding sequence ATGCCCTCGGTCCCTCATACCGGCACTTCGGCGTCTCTAGAAGAGAGCTTTCAGCGGGCGGTTACGCTCTTCAATTCTGGTAAACTGGACGATGCGGAAGCCATTTTTCGTCGTTTGAACGCCTCTGATCCCAATAACGTGAGCGTTGTCACCTATTTAGGGCTCATTGCACTCCGCCGGCGTGACTATGCTGGTGCCTTAGAGCCTCTCAAGAGGGCGGTGCAACTTCAGCCTAACCAGCCCGAAACGCATATCAACCTTGGAAACGCCTACGACGGTCTGAAGCGCTATACGGATGCCATCGGCGAATTTCAGCGGGCGATTGCTCTCGATCCGAAATCTGTGAGCGCCTACTACGATCTAGGTAGCGTCTACTTTGAGACCAAAGAGTATGCCAAGGCAGTGGATGCTTACCGCCGTGCGGCTAGCCTAAGCCCGAACGATCCTGAAGTTCAAAACAACTATGGTGTCGCTTTAGAGGCAGCAGGAAATCTCTCTGCGGCCGTACAGGCCTACACACGGGCGCACCAGCGCGACCCCCATAATGCGACTTATGCCCTCAATCTCGGCTTGGCGTTGCAGAAGATGGCACGTAAGGCGCAGGCAGCTCACAATCTTGACCGTGCTGGTGCCCTATGGAGGCAAGCGCGCATTGCCTTGGCCGACGCCGTGGCGCAGGAACCCAACAACTATGCTTTGCGGGAAACCTATGCCGAGGCTCTAGACGAGATGGGCGAATACTCGTTGGCGGTTCCTCAGTTCCAGAAAGCACTTGCCCTGAAGCCCGAATCGTTTCGTACCTATTTTCATTTCGGCATAACCTTGGCGCATCTTGGCCGCTATGCACAAGCGGCGCCCGTGCTGCAGCATGCCTTAAGCCTACATCCGGATGATCCACAGACGCTGCGGCTCATTGGGTTTGTTGAATATAAAATTGGGAACTATTCGGCCGCAGCGCATGCCTATCAACGCCTTACGGAACTCGATCCACACGATCTAGCGGCCTGGAATAATCTTGGAGCTGCCCTACAACAGGCGGGAGACGAGGTAGGAGCTTTTGAAGCCTTGCAAAGCGCTCTCAAGCAAGGCGATGGACCCCAATTGGCTCCATTGCATCGTGCTGTCGGGTTCTATTATCTAAAAAAGGGCGATCCGCAAAGCCTACAGAAAGCGGAAAAGGAGTACCAGACGGCCATCCAAGAGTCGCCTGACAATGCCGACGGATATAACGGCCTTGGACTAGTGGAGGAGAAGGAGGACAAATTGCAGGCGGCACTGGAAGCGTTCCAGCATGCGATTCAACTGAACCCGAAATTTGCCGATGCTTATAACAATTTGGGCGTGGTCTACGAGCGTTTAGGCAAAAAAGATCAGGCGCTGGCCGCCTATCGCAAGGCCGTGGAGATTGACCCTAAAAACCGACCAGCCAGGGCGAACCTCAAGCGTCTTTCAGGAGAAAAGTAG
- a CDS encoding NTP transferase domain-containing protein — protein MLPVVILAGGKAKPELQAAIGGPHRALAVVGGKTLLAHVVEAMQEAGATSICVVGDMPTSLSYHVLPDHGDFVANLLLGCLSLTKSLLC, from the coding sequence ATGCTCCCTGTAGTTATTTTGGCGGGCGGTAAGGCCAAGCCGGAACTGCAAGCGGCGATAGGCGGCCCGCATCGTGCCCTTGCCGTTGTCGGCGGCAAAACCCTGTTGGCGCATGTGGTAGAGGCGATGCAAGAGGCCGGTGCAACGTCTATCTGCGTTGTGGGGGATATGCCTACGAGTTTGTCCTACCACGTTCTGCCCGATCACGGCGATTTTGTGGCGAACCTTTTGCTGGGCTGTCTTTCTTTAACGAAGAGCCTTTTGTGCTGA